One Rhizoctonia solani chromosome 2, complete sequence DNA segment encodes these proteins:
- a CDS encoding dihydroxyacetone kinase, with translation MVHGDLKAENILVSDQGVVKISDFGNSILEECSLRYTATSRVGGGTSRWMAWELFSDPPADISATTDVHSLGMASLYKPLPKSSDLIFHVDSPGKYVEEVMTGEYPYAEYKGNISVLGPLSEKRLPKRPEAFASHRRWGDERWALLLDCWNVDPNLRPDSLKVLNRYTIVDPDERASVILQPDGIRLRSNRPIVFTSAFDTAQYYDFPRYDVNIGQRRSPYSLTWPQYQLMTTLHKHIVSSSSSLVTDALVGVSALNPVQLLINNTKPDRSRVAIISGGGAGHEPAHSGFVGEGILNDYESQDRRIHPAAVCGDVFASPNANQVKRALQLVENEKGILMVVKSYTGDILNFGLAREQYCAANPSKVNSLKFVVVGDDVSVGKKQGEIVGRRGLAGTVLVYKIAGALAQQGASLEEVHEVAQFVADRLGTIAVGLEHCHVPGADPGGTHLEADEIEVGMGIHNESGHTRVRPIPALPELWTSFSVIYRSFLPWPERGVAGDCVLLVNNLGGLSALELSSAAKTISEKITESGINIERMLVGTYMTSLNMPGFSVTLLLLPQSDETKVSKDKLLRLLDAPAKTPAWTWTSGASPITRSSVASPQAEASTQKGSTPASNQFSDSVRRACHALIRAEPEITQMDQIVGDGDCGTTLKAGAEAVLDALNKPEFAFYGARGSISQIGQIVGDAMGGTSGALYSIYISALAQGLQGASSGDSGEPTRGQYADAAAFALERLYTYTRARPPSRTLVDPLAAFVESLKDPDAHLEQAFEAAQRAAEETKNLPARAGRAAYVNAEAVKGTCDPGAWGIRCLLEGLLKGSSK, from the exons ATG GTCCATGGTGACTTGAAAGCG GAGAACATTCTCGTATCCGATCAAGGTGTTGTCAAAATCAGTGATTTTGGTAACTCGATCTTGGAGGAATGCTCTCTTCGGTATACTGCTACATCCAGAGTAGGAGGGGGAACATCCCGTTGGATG GCTTGGGAGTTGTTCTCGGATCCTCCGGCTGACATAAGTGCAACGACGGACGTACACTCTCTTGGAATGGCAAGTTTGTACAAACCATTGCCCAAAAGCTCTGACCTAATATTCCACGTAGACTCTCCTGGTAAATACGTAGAG GAGGTTATGACTGGAGAGTACCCATACGCAGAGTACAAAGGGAATATTTCAGTGCTGGGCCCACTCAGCGAGAAGCGGCTTCCCAAGCGCCCAGAAGCGTTTGCTTCACACCGACGATGGGGTGACGAAAGATGGGCACTACTACTTGATTGCTGGAACGTGGACCCAAATCTCCGCCCAGATAGCTTGAAGGTGCTTAACAGG TACACAATTGTGGACCCAGATGAAAGAGCTTCAGTAATCCTCCAGCCCGATGGTATTAGGTTAAGATCGAACAGACCTATTGTATTCACATCC GCTTTTGATACTGCACAGTACTACGACTTTCCTAGATATGACGTAAATATCGGCCAGCGCCGGTCACCCTATTCATTGACTTGGCCACAATACCAACTAATGACTACACTTC ACAAACATATAGTATCCTCGTCCAGTTCACTGGTTACTGACGCGCTCGTGGGCGTCTCCGCTTTGAACCCCGTGCAGCTGTTGATAAACAACACAAAG CCTGATCGTTCTCGAGTTGCTATAATAAGTGGGGGTGGAGCAGGGCATGAGCCAGCACACTCAGGGTTCGTCG GGGAGGGAATACTCAATG ACTATGAAAGTCAGGAccgacgcatacatccagccgCAGTTTGCGGAGATGTTTTTGCCTCTCCTAACGCGAACCAGGTCAAGCGAGCACTACAATTAGTCGAAAATGAAAAAGG AATACTTATGGTCGTCAA GTCATACACCGGCGATATATTGAATTTCGGACTGGCTCGTGAGCAATACTGCGCGGCTAACCCGTCCAAAGTCAACTCTCTAAAATTCGTCGTGGTTGGCGATGACGTAAGTGTTGGAAAGAAGCAAGGGGAAATTGTTGGAAGAAG AGGACTTGCGGGCACCGTTTTAGTATATAAGATTGCGGGCGCATTGGCTCAGCAGGGTGCCAGTCTAGAAGAAGTCCACGAAGTAGCCCAATTTGTTGCAGATCGACTGGGAACGATTGCGGTTGGCCTTGAGCACTGCCAT GTTCCTGGAGCTGATCCAGGAGGTACCCATCTGGAAGCCGATGAGATCGAGGTTGGGATGG GCATTCACAACGAGTCGGGCCATACCAGAGTTCGCCCTATTCCTGCTCTACCAGAACTGTGGACAAGCTTCTCGGTTATCT ATCGATCGTTTTTGCCCTGGCCAGAGAGAGGAGTTGCTGGTGACTGCGTATTGCTTGTCAATAATCTTGGAGGTTTAAGTGCTCTAGAGTTGAGCAGTGCCGCTAAGACAATCTCAGAGAAGATAACCGAATCTGGTATAAATATTGAAAGGATGCTAGTGGGGACCTATATG ACATCACTGAATATGCCTGGGTTTTCTGTCACATTACTTCTGCTGCCGCAATCGGACGAAACAAAAGTATCCAAGGACAAGCTATTGAGGCTACTCGATGCTCCGGCAAAAACTCCtgcttggacttggacgaGTGGGGCATCACCAATAACCCGTTCCTCTGTAGCTAGCCCTCAGGCCGAGGCAAGTACGCAAAAAGGAAGTACTCCCGCTTCGAATCAATTTTCAGATTCGGTGAGGCGGGCATGCCATGCACTGATCCGGGCCGAGCCAGAAATCACCCAGATGGACCAG ATCGTAGGTGATGGCGATTGCGGTACCACACTCAAGGCAGGAGCCGAAG CTGTGCTCGACGCTCTGAATAAACCTGAGTTTGCCTTCTATGGCGCGAGGGGTTCTATTAGTCAAATAGGCCAAATAGTTGGAGACGCAATGGGTGGCACCTCTGGAGCCTTGTACAG CATATATATCTCAGCCTTGGCGCAAGGACTTCAGGGTGCCTCATCTGGAGACTCTGGAGAACCGACACGCGGTCAGTATGCAGATGCGGCCGCGTTCGCTCTGGAACGTCTATACACCTATACTCGTGCACGCCCACCTAGCAGAACATTGGTGGATCCATTGGCGGCCTTTGTAGAATCGTTGAAGGATCCAGATGCGCATCTAGAACAAGCGTTCGAGGCAGCTCAACGCGCGGCGGAGGAAACTAAAAATTTGCCTGCACGCGCGGGCCGTGCGGCGTACGTCAACGCAGAGGCTGTCAAGGGGACCTGCGACCCCGGAGCATGGGGGATTCGCTGTCTCTTGGAGGGTTTGCTGAAGGGGTCTTCCAAGTAA
- a CDS encoding chitin deacetylase, with protein MRSSAVALAFAGAVAAHVTGAEHSDHIKFCGLCTRFQFVFLRLQSSVSIPPREHWPRSPSEAPVPLRATPTPGTKSPINGAPDLPAATINLANYPTFMSAPDVNSPEVKQWVAEVAASGVQIPNIPRNVAAPAGSGQSLCQINPEAALKANAQGNCWWSCGSCTRDTDIDTCPDKMTWGLTFDDGPSPYTPKVLNYLEEKKIAATFYVIGSNVIDKPAILQATYLAGHEIALHTWSHRALTTLTNEEIIAELGWNKKAIKDVIGVTPKGMRPPYGDIDDRVRAICKAMNLTPVMWTTEGELQYDSNDWRVNDGSQTGPQLLATFNSLLDRASQLNTGFVSLQHDFHNPPFALQSVNECHKKPLSEAYIETSTGSTTPSGGNSTSTSTGAASTPALREAPTIPALRPTPAELSHETWSALSVPV; from the exons ATGCGTTCTTCTGCAGTTGCGCTTGCATTTGCTGGTGCTGTCGCCGCCCACGTAACAGGCGCTGAGCACAGCGACCATATCAAGTTTTGCGGTCTTTGCACTCGTTTCCAATTCGTCTTCCTCCGACTCCAGTCAAGCGTCAGCATTCCCCCGCGAGAGCATTGGCCCCGCTCCCCCTCGGAGGCTCCGGTTCCCCTGCGTGCTACCCCTACCCCGGGAACAAAGTCTCCCATCAATGGCGCCCCCGACTTGCCAGCTG CCACAATCAACTTGGCTAACTACCCCACATTCATGTCAGCCCCTGATGTCAACTCGCCAGAGGTCAAACAATGGGTCGCCGAAGTCGCTGCTTCGGGTGTGCAAATCCCCAATATTCCGAGGAACGTTGCTGCCCCTGCCGGCTCCGGTCAATCTCTCTGCCAAATAAACCCCGAAGCTGCTCTCAAGGCGAATGCCCAGGGTAACTGCTGGTGGTCTTGCGGCAGCTGCACCCGCGACACTGATATTGACACATGCCCTGACAAGATGACTTGGGGTCTTACCTTTGATGACGGCCCATCCCCATATACCCCCAAGGTTCTCAACTATCTCGAAGAAAAAAAGATTGCGGCTACTTTCTACGTCATTGGCTCTAATGTCATTGACAAGCCTGCCATCCTCCAGGCGACATATCTCGCCGGTCACGAAATCGCCCTCCACACCTGGTCTCACCGCGCTCTTACCACTCTTACCAACGAGGAAATCATTGCCGAGCTTGGGTGGAACAAGAAGGCGATCAAGGATGTCATTGGTGTAACTCCCAAGGGCATGCGTCCTCCTTATGGTGACATCGACGACCGTGTCCGCGCCATCTGTAAGGCCATGAACCTCACTCCTGTCATGTGGACCACCGAGGGCGAGCTCCAGTATGACTCCAACGACTGGCGTGTCAACGATGGTAGCCAGACTGGCCCTCAACTTTTGGCAACCTTCAACTCGCTCCTCGATCGCGCTAGCCAGCTCAACACTGGTTTTGTCAGCTTGCAGCACGATTT CCATAACCCTCCGTTTGCG CTCCAATCTGTTAACGAGTGCCACAAGAAGCCTCTCTCCGAGGCGTACATTGAGACTTCGACCGGTAGCACCACCCCATCGGGCGGCAACTCGACTTCCACCAGCACTGGAGCAGCTTCCACACCGGCACTTCGCGAGGCGCCAACAATACCGGCGCTTCGACCAACACCAGCGGAGCTCTCCCACGAAACATGGTCAGCTTTGTCGGTGCCGGTGTGA